The following are from one region of the Streptomyces rubrogriseus genome:
- a CDS encoding polyprenyl synthetase family protein: protein MSDRWDQTGLKTRVDRVLRSFLDEEAAHLEAVDAALAPVADQLRQAAGHGKRLRAAFCYWGWRAAGQPESDALVRAAASMELVHAAAVVHDDLIDDSRLRHGLPTVHVALEAVLARDGRPDARTAARSLAMLVGDQLMVLAGLLFTTSGLPAAYLARARGLWAVLARELVAGECLEILHTGGPPDTGTSLKVVRYKTAKYTVEHPLLIGGLLAGAAPALRDTYRAYALPLGEAFQLRDDLLGLFGDPERTGKASLDDLRAHRPTALLAETWKAADGPQRQWLRRLLGRGDLDATHLHDVRRLMRELNAPQRIEQMIADRVERATRALDGAGAPPHARRALRELAQQATDRTH from the coding sequence ATGTCTGACCGCTGGGACCAGACGGGCCTCAAGACCCGCGTCGACCGCGTCCTGCGGAGCTTCCTGGACGAGGAGGCCGCCCACCTGGAGGCGGTCGACGCAGCCCTCGCGCCCGTGGCCGACCAGCTGCGGCAGGCGGCCGGACACGGCAAACGGCTGCGGGCGGCCTTCTGCTACTGGGGCTGGCGGGCGGCCGGACAGCCCGAGAGCGACGCGCTCGTACGGGCGGCGGCCTCCATGGAGCTGGTGCACGCCGCCGCGGTCGTCCACGACGACCTCATCGACGACAGCCGCCTGCGCCACGGCCTGCCCACCGTCCACGTCGCCCTGGAAGCCGTACTCGCCCGGGACGGCCGCCCCGACGCCCGCACGGCGGCGCGCTCCCTGGCCATGCTGGTGGGCGATCAGCTGATGGTTCTCGCCGGCCTCCTGTTCACCACCAGCGGTCTGCCGGCCGCCTATCTCGCCCGCGCCCGCGGCCTGTGGGCCGTGCTCGCCCGCGAACTCGTCGCCGGCGAGTGCCTGGAGATCCTGCACACCGGTGGCCCCCCGGACACCGGGACCTCCCTGAAGGTGGTCCGCTACAAGACCGCCAAGTACACCGTCGAGCACCCCCTGCTCATCGGCGGCCTGCTGGCCGGCGCCGCCCCCGCGCTGAGGGACACCTACCGGGCCTACGCCTTGCCGCTCGGCGAGGCCTTCCAGCTGCGCGACGACCTGCTCGGCCTGTTCGGGGACCCGGAACGCACCGGGAAGGCGAGTCTGGACGACCTGCGCGCCCACCGGCCCACCGCACTGCTGGCCGAGACCTGGAAGGCCGCCGACGGGCCCCAACGGCAGTGGCTGCGCCGCCTGCTGGGCCGCGGCGACCTGGACGCCACCCACCTGCACGACGTGCGCCGGCTCATGCGCGAGCTGAACGCGCCGCAACGGATCGAGCAGATGATCGCCGACCGCGTGGAGCGGGCCACCCGGGCCCTGGACGGCGCCGGGGCACCACCGCACGCGCGCCGGGCCCTGCGCGAACTCGCCCAGCAGGCTACCGACCGCACGCACTGA
- a CDS encoding Fur family transcriptional regulator: protein MTASRNSRKPATADELRRAGLRVTAARVALLETVRAGDHLDAEALTSGVRRRVGHVSLQAVYDALHALTAARLVRRIEPPGSPARFEGRVGDNHHHVLCRSCGALADVDCAVGDAPCLTASDDRGFVIDEAEVIYRGLCPDCSTPGSSPAP, encoded by the coding sequence ATGACGGCATCCCGGAACTCCCGGAAACCGGCCACCGCCGACGAGCTGCGCCGGGCGGGACTGCGGGTGACCGCCGCCCGTGTCGCGCTGCTCGAGACCGTCCGGGCGGGGGACCACCTCGACGCCGAGGCCCTCACGTCCGGGGTGCGCCGACGCGTGGGACACGTCTCCCTCCAGGCCGTGTACGACGCCCTGCACGCCCTCACCGCGGCACGGCTCGTGCGCCGTATCGAACCGCCCGGCAGCCCGGCGCGGTTCGAGGGACGGGTCGGTGACAACCACCACCACGTCCTGTGCCGGTCCTGCGGCGCCCTCGCCGACGTCGACTGCGCCGTCGGCGACGCGCCCTGTCTGACCGCCTCGGACGACCGCGGCTTCGTGATAGACGAGGCCGAGGTCATCTACCGGGGCCTGTGCCCCGACTGCTCCACCCCCGGCAGTTCCCCCGCACCCTGA
- a CDS encoding oxygenase MpaB family protein produces MPHTEKSMDALRRSGDELADAVVATLFERGEVGTFNSLMRYVSTTGQDLPDGLPGVAREYLRVTGTPPDWVDWAEMERARLFFIDNNVHISTALSFASMPACYLVPHVARLLSATHGLNYPSKRMAETGQFTVYLMRPDAFESGGRFIPAAQKVRLLHAAIRHHLKREDRWDTDTLGVPICQEDMIGGQMFFSLLVLDSLHRLGIHMSAEGADAYYYAWRVVGAMLGVDQTAVPATLDEARRFLDLYMLRHMGPSEEGAHLTRQLIDLYEEVVPGTLFDPVVSALIRHLVGDTCADWLDVPRTTWDTLVKAAPHLLGVLETIEDRSPLGAWALDRLGHLTTALELSSLTRGRVMHYAIPEQLRKEYGVSGAAARTRRWTPPPPTVS; encoded by the coding sequence ATGCCCCACACCGAGAAGTCGATGGACGCCCTGCGCCGCAGCGGCGACGAACTGGCCGACGCGGTCGTCGCCACCCTGTTCGAGCGCGGCGAGGTCGGCACGTTCAACTCACTGATGCGCTACGTCTCCACCACCGGCCAGGACCTCCCGGACGGCCTCCCCGGCGTCGCCCGGGAGTACCTGCGGGTGACCGGCACCCCGCCCGACTGGGTGGACTGGGCCGAGATGGAGCGGGCCCGCCTGTTCTTCATCGACAACAACGTGCACATCTCCACCGCACTGTCTTTCGCGTCGATGCCCGCCTGCTACCTGGTCCCGCACGTGGCCCGGTTGCTGTCGGCCACCCACGGCCTGAACTATCCCTCCAAACGCATGGCGGAGACCGGCCAGTTCACCGTCTACCTCATGCGGCCCGACGCCTTCGAGTCCGGCGGACGCTTCATCCCGGCCGCCCAGAAGGTACGCCTGCTGCACGCCGCCATCCGCCACCACCTGAAGCGGGAGGACCGCTGGGACACCGACACCCTCGGCGTCCCCATCTGCCAGGAGGACATGATCGGCGGGCAGATGTTCTTCTCCCTGCTCGTCCTGGACAGCCTGCACCGACTCGGCATCCACATGTCCGCCGAGGGCGCGGACGCCTACTACTACGCCTGGCGCGTCGTCGGCGCCATGCTCGGCGTCGACCAGACGGCCGTCCCCGCCACGCTCGACGAGGCACGCCGGTTCCTCGACCTGTACATGCTGCGTCACATGGGCCCCTCCGAGGAGGGCGCCCACCTGACGAGGCAACTGATCGACCTCTACGAGGAAGTCGTCCCCGGCACCCTCTTCGACCCGGTCGTCTCCGCGTTGATCCGCCACCTCGTCGGCGACACGTGCGCCGACTGGCTGGACGTGCCCCGCACCACCTGGGACACCCTGGTCAAGGCCGCCCCGCACCTCCTCGGCGTCCTGGAGACGATCGAGGACCGCTCACCGCTGGGCGCGTGGGCCCTGGACCGGCTCGGCCACCTCACCACGGCCCTCGAACTGTCCTCCCTCACCCGCGGACGCGTCATGCACTACGCCATCCCCGAGCAGCTGAGGAAGGAGTACGGCGTCTCCGGCGCCGCCGCCCGCACCCGCCGCTGGACCCCGCCGCCCCCGACCGTCTCCTGA
- a CDS encoding DUF475 domain-containing protein: MLVKTFRWAFAVTALGLAAGVLYDGWTALGIVAILSVLEVSLSFDNAVINAGILKKMNAFWQRIFLTVGIVIAVFGMRLVFPVVIVAVSARLSPWSAVHLALTDKDRYQELVTDAHPSIAAFGGMFLLMIFLDFIFEDRDIKWLAWLERPLAKLGRIDMLSVCIALIVLLVSATTFGAHAHQHGGTHADKAETVLLAGVAGLITYMVVGGLSGFFEQRLEDEEEREQAAEETAERAGRPGSPVKLAGKAAFFMFLYLEVLDASFSFDGVIGAFAITNDIVLMALGLGIGAMYVRSLTVYLVRQGTLDDYVYLEHGAHYAIGALSLILLVTIQYEINEIVTGLVGVVLIGASFWSSVRRNRALSDAS; encoded by the coding sequence GTGCTTGTGAAGACGTTCCGCTGGGCTTTCGCCGTCACGGCCCTGGGCCTGGCCGCGGGCGTGCTCTACGACGGCTGGACCGCCCTCGGTATCGTGGCGATCCTGTCCGTCCTGGAGGTCTCGCTGTCCTTCGACAACGCGGTGATCAACGCCGGGATCCTGAAGAAGATGAACGCCTTCTGGCAGCGGATCTTCCTCACCGTGGGCATCGTGATCGCGGTGTTCGGGATGCGGCTGGTCTTCCCGGTGGTGATCGTGGCGGTCAGTGCCCGGCTGAGCCCCTGGAGCGCGGTGCACCTGGCGCTGACCGACAAGGACCGCTATCAGGAGCTGGTGACGGACGCCCATCCGTCGATCGCGGCCTTCGGTGGCATGTTCCTTCTGATGATCTTCCTCGACTTCATCTTCGAGGACCGGGACATCAAGTGGCTGGCCTGGCTGGAGCGTCCGCTGGCCAAGCTCGGCAGGATCGACATGCTGTCGGTCTGCATCGCCCTGATCGTGCTGCTCGTCTCCGCGACCACCTTCGGCGCCCACGCCCACCAGCACGGCGGCACGCACGCCGACAAGGCGGAGACGGTCCTGCTCGCGGGCGTCGCCGGTCTGATCACGTACATGGTCGTGGGCGGTCTCTCCGGCTTCTTCGAGCAACGCCTCGAGGACGAGGAGGAGCGCGAACAGGCGGCGGAGGAGACGGCGGAACGGGCGGGGCGGCCCGGGTCCCCCGTCAAGCTGGCGGGCAAGGCGGCGTTCTTCATGTTCCTCTACCTGGAGGTCCTGGACGCGTCCTTCTCCTTCGACGGCGTCATCGGCGCCTTCGCCATCACCAACGACATCGTCCTGATGGCCCTCGGCCTCGGCATCGGCGCCATGTACGTCCGGTCCCTGACCGTCTACCTGGTGCGCCAGGGCACCCTCGACGACTACGTCTACCTGGAGCACGGCGCCCACTACGCCATCGGCGCCCTGTCGCTGATCCTCCTCGTCACCATCCAGTACGAGATCAACGAGATCGTCACCGGCCTCGTCGGCGTCGTGCTCATCGGCGCCTCCTTCTGGTCCTCGGTGCGCCGCAACCGCGCGCTGAGCGACGCCTCATGA
- the katG gene encoding catalase/peroxidase HPI codes for MSENHDAIVTDAKTEETDGCPVAHGRAPHPTQGGGNRQWWPERLNLKILAKNPAVANPLGEEFDYAEAFAALDLAAVKRDIAEVLTTSQDWWPADFGNYGPLMIRMAWHSAGTYRISDGRGGAGAGQQRFAPLNSWPDNGNLDKARRLLWPVKKKYGQNLSWADLLVLTGNVALETMGFETFGFAGGRADVWEAEEDVYWGPETTWLDDRRYTGDRELENPLGAVQMGLIYVNPEGPNGNPDPIAAARDIRETFRRMAMNDEETVALIAGGHTFGKTHGAGPADAVGDDPEAAAMEQQGLGWKSTHGTGKGGDAITSGLEVTWTSTPTQWGNGFFKNLFEFEYELEQSPAGANQWVAKEAPEIIPDAHDPARKHRPRMLTTDLSLRLDPVYGPISRRFYENPEEFADAFARAWFKLTHRDMGPKSLYLGPEVPEETLVWQDPLPEPEGEVIDAEDVATLKTKLLESGLSVSQLVTTAWASASTFRGSDKRGGANGARIRLEPQRGWEVNEPDELAQVLRVLEGVQREFNSGSGAKKVSLADLIVLGGSAAVEKAAKEAGFPVQVPFAAGRVDATEEHTDAESFEALEPTADGFRNYLGKGNRLPAEFLLLDRANLLTLSAPEMTVLVGGLRVLGAGHQQSQLGVFTRTPGSLTNDFFVNLLDLGTTWKSTSEDQTTFEGRDAATGEVKWAGSRADLVFGSNAELRALAEVYASDDAGEKFVHDFVAAWVKVMNLDRFDLA; via the coding sequence ATGTCCGAGAACCACGACGCCATCGTGACCGACGCGAAGACCGAGGAGACGGACGGCTGCCCGGTCGCCCACGGACGCGCCCCGCACCCCACGCAGGGCGGCGGAAACCGTCAGTGGTGGCCGGAGCGGCTCAACCTGAAGATCCTCGCCAAGAACCCCGCCGTCGCCAACCCGCTGGGTGAGGAGTTCGACTACGCCGAGGCCTTCGCGGCCCTCGACCTCGCGGCCGTGAAAAGGGACATCGCCGAGGTGCTGACCACCTCGCAGGACTGGTGGCCCGCCGACTTCGGCAACTACGGCCCGCTGATGATCCGGATGGCCTGGCACAGCGCGGGCACCTACCGCATCAGCGACGGCCGCGGCGGCGCGGGCGCCGGCCAGCAGCGCTTCGCCCCGCTCAACAGCTGGCCCGACAACGGCAACCTGGACAAGGCCCGCCGCCTGCTGTGGCCGGTCAAGAAGAAGTACGGCCAGAACCTCTCCTGGGCCGACCTGCTGGTCCTCACCGGCAACGTCGCGCTGGAGACGATGGGCTTCGAGACCTTCGGCTTCGCCGGCGGCCGCGCCGACGTCTGGGAGGCCGAGGAGGACGTCTACTGGGGCCCCGAGACCACCTGGCTCGACGACCGGCGCTACACCGGCGACCGCGAGCTGGAGAACCCGCTCGGCGCCGTCCAGATGGGCCTGATCTACGTCAACCCGGAAGGCCCCAACGGCAACCCGGACCCGATCGCCGCCGCCCGCGACATCCGTGAGACCTTCCGCCGCATGGCGATGAACGACGAGGAAACCGTCGCGCTCATCGCCGGCGGACACACCTTCGGCAAGACCCACGGCGCCGGCCCGGCCGACGCCGTCGGCGACGACCCCGAGGCCGCCGCCATGGAGCAGCAGGGCCTCGGCTGGAAGAGCACCCACGGCACGGGCAAGGGCGGCGACGCCATCACCTCCGGCCTGGAGGTCACCTGGACCAGCACGCCCACCCAGTGGGGCAACGGCTTCTTCAAGAACCTCTTCGAGTTCGAGTACGAGCTGGAGCAGAGCCCGGCCGGCGCCAACCAGTGGGTCGCCAAGGAGGCACCGGAGATCATCCCCGACGCGCACGACCCGGCCAGGAAGCACCGCCCCAGGATGCTCACCACCGACCTGTCGCTGCGCCTCGACCCGGTCTACGGGCCGATCTCCCGCCGGTTCTACGAGAACCCGGAGGAATTCGCGGACGCCTTCGCCCGCGCCTGGTTCAAGCTGACCCACCGCGACATGGGCCCGAAGTCCCTGTACCTCGGCCCGGAGGTCCCCGAGGAGACCCTGGTCTGGCAGGACCCGCTGCCCGAGCCCGAGGGCGAGGTCATCGACGCCGAGGACGTCGCCACCCTCAAGACCAAGCTCCTCGAGTCCGGCCTGTCGGTGTCGCAGCTGGTGACCACCGCGTGGGCGTCGGCGTCCACCTTCCGCGGGAGCGACAAGCGCGGCGGCGCCAACGGCGCCCGCATCCGCCTCGAACCGCAGCGCGGCTGGGAGGTCAACGAGCCCGACGAGCTGGCGCAGGTGCTGCGCGTCCTGGAGGGCGTCCAGCGGGAGTTCAACTCCGGTTCCGGCGCCAAGAAGGTCTCCCTGGCCGACCTGATCGTCCTCGGCGGCTCGGCCGCGGTCGAGAAGGCCGCCAAGGAAGCCGGCTTCCCGGTGCAGGTCCCCTTCGCCGCGGGCCGCGTGGACGCGACGGAGGAGCACACCGACGCCGAGTCGTTCGAGGCCCTCGAACCGACCGCCGACGGGTTCCGCAACTACCTGGGCAAGGGAAACCGGCTGCCCGCCGAGTTCCTGCTCCTCGACCGGGCGAACCTGCTCACCCTGAGCGCGCCCGAGATGACCGTCCTGGTCGGCGGCCTGCGCGTGCTGGGCGCGGGACACCAGCAGTCCCAGCTCGGCGTCTTCACCCGCACGCCCGGCTCGCTGACCAACGACTTCTTCGTCAACCTGCTCGACCTGGGCACCACCTGGAAGTCGACCTCCGAGGACCAGACCACCTTCGAGGGCCGCGACGCCGCCACCGGCGAGGTCAAGTGGGCCGGCAGCCGCGCCGACCTGGTCTTCGGCTCCAACGCCGAGCTGCGGGCGCTCGCCGAGGTCTACGCGAGCGACGACGCGGGGGAGAAGTTCGTGCACGACTTCGTCGCCGCCTGGGTGAAGGTCATGAACCTCGACCGCTTCGACCTGGCCTGA
- a CDS encoding polyprenyl synthetase yields the protein MTHTRRQGPGGDDRALLLVAGLADLAVSTIGSAVGGLRGLLGRSDTTDLVREAEQDLQARGRLALDRCAHVPPAHLEILAQQVEARRAAEDGDV from the coding sequence ATGACGCATACGAGACGACAGGGGCCGGGCGGGGACGACCGGGCCCTGCTGCTGGTCGCCGGACTCGCCGACCTGGCGGTGAGCACGATCGGCTCGGCCGTGGGCGGGCTGCGCGGGCTCCTGGGCCGCTCGGACACCACCGACCTGGTACGGGAGGCGGAGCAGGACCTCCAGGCCCGGGGCAGGCTGGCCCTGGACCGGTGCGCCCATGTGCCGCCCGCCCACCTGGAGATTCTCGCCCAGCAGGTGGAGGCCCGCCGGGCAGCCGAAGACGGCGATGTCTGA
- a CDS encoding WGR domain-containing protein, producing MSRTYLELSQDDGSAHKFYEVTVQGQVVTVRYGRIGAAGQTQTSTFPTAQKAEAAAAKKIGEKVRKGYEAAVQGQRAPRAVTRRQVSSAPSTARAVAPVLWRFRTGSAAFGIHIDEDRCWVGNQAGDVYTLAHGGEVLARYQLPDGVKCLVADDFWIYAGCDDGRVYDLSSKLPFAAYDIAADVDIFWLDIHEGVLNVADRAGRLTVIDHEDEHQWSRGGRGEHAWMVRADDRAVYHGHTRGVTAHSPDGGTELWHTPTQGAVLFGWQEDDAVYAGTARHTVQRLSKTTGGIEATYHCDSPVYSCATSPGGRFVFAGDSASSVYCFDRDGTRLWKLGTGGGSALSMQYRDERLFLVTTDGSLVCVDASEAAVTAAQQGSVPVARDVKLAATLPTYAPATAATAVTTVTAAPAGSVVVECVQEHGRTRIHVVTEGYDRSWNVQFPRAIREPGARYVVDALHAASGGFYRVRGDIRRLR from the coding sequence ATGTCGAGGACGTACCTGGAGCTGTCGCAGGACGACGGGAGCGCGCACAAGTTCTACGAAGTCACCGTCCAGGGGCAGGTCGTGACGGTGCGCTACGGCCGGATCGGCGCGGCAGGACAGACCCAGACGTCGACCTTCCCCACCGCCCAGAAGGCCGAGGCGGCGGCCGCCAAGAAGATAGGCGAGAAGGTGCGCAAGGGCTACGAGGCCGCCGTGCAGGGACAGCGTGCGCCCCGCGCGGTCACCCGTCGGCAGGTGTCCTCCGCGCCGTCCACCGCCCGCGCGGTCGCACCGGTCCTGTGGCGGTTCCGCACCGGCTCCGCGGCCTTCGGCATCCACATCGACGAGGACCGGTGCTGGGTGGGCAACCAGGCGGGCGACGTCTACACCCTCGCCCACGGCGGCGAGGTCCTCGCCCGCTACCAGCTGCCGGACGGTGTCAAGTGCCTGGTCGCCGACGACTTCTGGATCTACGCCGGCTGCGACGACGGCCGGGTCTACGACCTGTCGTCCAAACTGCCGTTCGCCGCCTACGACATCGCGGCCGACGTGGACATCTTCTGGCTCGACATCCACGAGGGCGTGCTGAACGTCGCGGACCGCGCCGGACGGCTCACCGTGATCGACCACGAGGACGAACACCAGTGGTCCCGCGGCGGACGCGGTGAGCACGCCTGGATGGTGCGCGCCGACGACCGGGCCGTCTACCACGGGCACACCCGCGGCGTGACCGCCCACTCCCCGGACGGAGGCACCGAGTTGTGGCACACGCCCACCCAGGGAGCCGTGCTCTTCGGCTGGCAGGAGGACGACGCGGTCTACGCGGGAACGGCGCGGCACACGGTCCAGCGGCTGTCCAAGACCACCGGTGGCATCGAGGCGACGTACCACTGCGACAGCCCGGTGTACTCGTGCGCCACCTCTCCCGGCGGCCGGTTCGTCTTCGCCGGCGACTCCGCCTCCTCGGTGTACTGCTTCGACCGGGACGGCACCCGGTTGTGGAAGCTGGGCACGGGCGGCGGCTCCGCCCTGTCCATGCAGTACCGCGACGAGCGGCTGTTCCTCGTCACCACCGACGGCTCCCTGGTGTGCGTGGACGCGAGCGAGGCGGCGGTCACGGCGGCGCAGCAGGGCTCGGTGCCCGTCGCCCGGGACGTGAAGCTCGCCGCCACCCTGCCGACGTACGCGCCCGCCACCGCCGCCACCGCCGTCACGACCGTGACCGCGGCGCCCGCGGGCTCCGTCGTGGTCGAATGCGTCCAGGAGCACGGCCGTACCCGGATCCATGTGGTGACGGAAGGGTACGACCGATCGTGGAACGTCCAGTTCCCGAGGGCGATCCGGGAGCCGGGCGCGCGCTACGTGGTCGACGCGCTGCACGCCGCGTCGGGCGGCTTCTACCGGGTGCGCGGTGACATCAGGCGCCTGCGGTGA
- a CDS encoding TerD family protein, with the protein MSLASAASDLSDLRDYAFEWALVDVETSGLVPRRDRVLSVAVVTLGADGEQTGEFSTLLNPGCDPGPVHVHGLTAERLRGAPAFEQVAGRIGALLEGRVLVAHNAQFDYDFLAHEFTRARLRLPVARRLCTLALNRRVDPPTDDLKLGTLAAHYGVPQLKAHDALDDTRVLAGVLRASLREAAQLGLPLPLVACPPRQDAQFAPKPPKTPCAFRNPGRLTAGGPLVQGMKVAVTGETRTARADLVLRGVAAGLNMMGSVSRHTSALVTNEPAANSAKARRAHAEGVPVIDESAFLRLLGDVRPGTAHEGTAAPVPPPGAAPAPEPATALPAVPTPRAPEPEPEQGEAAGAQSGRKRTAKPRGPLTGRRVLVLGGTHPEAVAARTRVVELGGAAAINLSAGVTDVVVLDGGRTDRRLPRITALLLPTHDAAWLAAPVVTEAPGAAGGRAAAHVLPRGGVVDLPLPKGRGAQHRWTVTASWAQQTACEIDVVAFVLDEDGQVSFDEDFVFYGAPENPGGTVRLLSDGPTEQTVSVELATLPPSARKVVVAAAIDGSPAFGEVGALHIVSGPGTSAAALAQATLDAATTERTMLLAEIYRRGQSWRLRAVGQGYDHGLGALARGYGVEVDD; encoded by the coding sequence ATGTCTCTCGCGTCTGCCGCCTCCGATCTGTCCGACCTGCGCGACTACGCCTTCGAATGGGCGCTGGTCGATGTGGAGACCTCGGGTCTCGTACCGCGCCGTGACCGGGTGCTGTCCGTGGCCGTGGTGACCCTGGGCGCCGACGGCGAGCAGACCGGCGAGTTCTCGACCCTGCTGAACCCCGGCTGTGATCCGGGGCCGGTGCACGTGCACGGGCTGACCGCCGAGCGGCTGCGCGGGGCGCCTGCCTTCGAGCAGGTGGCCGGGCGGATCGGCGCCCTGCTGGAGGGCCGGGTGCTGGTCGCCCACAACGCCCAGTTCGACTACGACTTCCTCGCCCACGAGTTCACCCGGGCGCGGCTCCGGCTGCCCGTGGCCAGGCGGCTGTGCACCCTGGCGCTGAACCGCCGCGTCGACCCGCCGACCGACGACCTGAAGCTCGGCACGCTCGCCGCGCACTACGGCGTGCCCCAGCTCAAGGCGCACGACGCGCTGGACGACACGCGGGTGCTGGCGGGGGTGCTGCGCGCCTCGCTGCGGGAGGCGGCCCAACTCGGTCTGCCGCTGCCCCTGGTGGCGTGCCCGCCGCGGCAGGACGCGCAGTTCGCGCCCAAGCCGCCGAAGACGCCGTGCGCCTTCCGCAACCCGGGGCGGCTCACCGCGGGCGGGCCGCTGGTGCAGGGCATGAAGGTCGCCGTCACCGGGGAGACCCGGACCGCCCGGGCGGACCTGGTGCTGCGGGGCGTCGCGGCGGGACTCAACATGATGGGCTCGGTCAGCAGGCACACCAGCGCCCTGGTCACCAACGAGCCGGCCGCGAACTCGGCCAAGGCACGCCGGGCACACGCCGAGGGCGTCCCGGTGATCGACGAGTCGGCCTTCCTGCGGCTGCTCGGCGACGTCCGCCCCGGCACGGCCCACGAGGGGACGGCCGCCCCGGTACCGCCTCCGGGAGCGGCACCGGCCCCGGAGCCCGCCACCGCGCTGCCGGCCGTGCCGACCCCACGCGCGCCGGAGCCGGAACCGGAGCAGGGCGAGGCCGCCGGTGCGCAGTCCGGCAGGAAGCGCACCGCGAAGCCGCGCGGGCCGCTGACCGGGCGGCGGGTCCTCGTCCTCGGCGGCACCCACCCCGAGGCGGTCGCCGCCCGCACCCGCGTCGTCGAACTCGGCGGCGCCGCTGCCATCAACCTCTCCGCCGGCGTCACCGACGTGGTCGTCCTCGACGGCGGCCGCACGGACCGCCGGCTGCCCCGGATCACCGCGCTGCTCCTGCCCACCCACGACGCCGCGTGGCTGGCGGCACCGGTGGTCACGGAGGCGCCCGGCGCCGCGGGCGGGCGGGCGGCCGCCCACGTGCTGCCGCGCGGTGGCGTCGTCGACCTGCCCCTGCCGAAGGGGCGCGGAGCGCAGCACCGCTGGACGGTCACCGCGTCCTGGGCGCAGCAGACGGCGTGCGAGATCGACGTGGTCGCGTTCGTGCTGGACGAGGACGGACAGGTCTCCTTCGACGAGGACTTCGTCTTCTACGGCGCCCCGGAGAACCCGGGCGGCACGGTCCGGCTGCTGAGCGACGGCCCGACCGAGCAGACCGTGAGCGTGGAGCTCGCCACGCTGCCGCCCTCGGCCCGCAAGGTCGTCGTCGCCGCCGCGATCGACGGCTCCCCCGCCTTCGGGGAGGTGGGCGCCCTGCACATCGTCTCCGGCCCGGGCACGAGTGCGGCGGCCCTGGCGCAGGCCACGCTGGACGCCGCCACCACGGAACGCACGATGCTGCTCGCGGAGATCTACCGGCGCGGGCAGAGCTGGCGGCTGCGGGCCGTCGGCCAGGGCTACGACCACGGCCTGGGCGCCCTCGCCCGGGGCTACGGCGTCGAAGTGGACGACTGA
- a CDS encoding polyprenyl synthetase family protein, with the protein MTEQPLDRAARIEHRFNALFAEYFDTLGTALDAPAFSRFTPDCVGLLRDLSLRGGKRMRVVLLHEAARLVTAEPVDGLDAAALSIELLQTHGLVHDDLIDDSATRRGGPTTYYAYRERFPGHPRAALGLTVLAGDLALALSLRVLLEAELPGAVRQAMVEVQTRAATDTFVGQIADLERDFTAAAPDAEVLHDVADHKTARYSVLAPMRLGLLAAGAEPGAHDDELRRYARLVGICGQMRDDWLDLFGDERTTGKPTGGDIREGRHTYTVVRLLSAVSGAERDFVDRALGDPACTPETIAEIRAIGERAGVADRMRADMRQYAERARLVARGWRPRWREDAVAFFELLPRWSVERSA; encoded by the coding sequence ATGACCGAGCAGCCGCTGGACCGTGCCGCCCGGATCGAGCACCGGTTCAACGCGCTCTTCGCCGAGTACTTCGACACGCTGGGCACGGCACTGGACGCCCCGGCCTTCAGCCGGTTCACCCCCGACTGCGTCGGACTGCTGCGCGACCTGTCGCTGCGCGGCGGCAAGCGGATGCGGGTCGTGCTGCTGCACGAGGCGGCGCGCCTGGTGACCGCCGAGCCGGTGGACGGGCTGGACGCCGCCGCGCTGAGCATCGAACTGCTGCAGACCCACGGCCTGGTGCACGACGACCTCATCGACGACAGCGCCACCCGCCGGGGCGGCCCCACCACTTATTACGCCTACCGGGAGCGGTTCCCCGGGCATCCGCGGGCGGCCCTCGGCCTCACCGTGCTCGCGGGCGACCTCGCCCTCGCCCTCTCCCTGCGCGTACTCCTGGAGGCCGAGCTGCCCGGCGCGGTGCGTCAGGCCATGGTCGAGGTCCAGACCCGGGCGGCGACCGACACCTTCGTGGGCCAGATCGCCGACCTGGAACGGGACTTCACCGCCGCGGCCCCGGACGCGGAGGTGCTGCACGACGTCGCCGACCACAAGACCGCCCGCTACTCGGTCCTCGCGCCGATGCGCCTGGGCCTCCTGGCGGCGGGTGCCGAACCGGGCGCCCACGACGACGAGCTGCGCCGGTACGCGCGGCTGGTCGGCATCTGCGGGCAGATGCGCGACGACTGGCTGGACCTGTTCGGCGACGAGCGGACCACGGGCAAGCCGACGGGCGGCGACATCCGCGAGGGCAGGCACACGTACACCGTCGTCCGCCTGCTGTCCGCCGTGAGCGGCGCCGAGCGGGACTTCGTCGACAGGGCCCTGGGCGATCCGGCCTGCACGCCGGAGACCATCGCCGAGATCCGTGCGATCGGCGAGCGCGCCGGCGTCGCCGACCGGATGCGTGCCGACATGCGGCAGTACGCCGAACGGGCCCGGCTGGTGGCTCGGGGCTGGCGTCCGCGGTGGCGCGAGGACGCCGTCGCCTTCTTCGAGCTGCTGCCGCGGTGGAGCGTCGAGCGGTCCGCCTGA